A part of Brassica rapa cultivar Chiifu-401-42 chromosome A05, CAAS_Brap_v3.01, whole genome shotgun sequence genomic DNA contains:
- the LOC103867398 gene encoding UDP-N-acetylglucosamine diphosphorylase 2 isoform X2 encodes MEEPTTETEIKTADVTTTTLPPPPRTVSPHQELVERLKDYGQEDVFALWEELSPEERHLLVTEIENLDLPRIDRIIRCSFNSQGLPAAAIEAPPESCVSTVEERSKEEKEKWWKMGLKAIYEGKLGVVLLSGGQGTRLGSSDPKGCYNIGLPSGKSLFQIQAERILCVQRLAAQAMSEGPTRPVAIQWYIMTSPFTHEPTQKFFETHKYFGLEPDQVTFFQQGTLPCITKDGKFIMETPFSLAKAPDGNGGVYAALKYSGLLEDMASRGIKYVDCYGVDNVLVRVADPTFLGYFIDKGAASAAKVVRKAYPQEKVGVFVRRGKGGPLTVVEYTELDESMASETNQQTGRLKFCWSNVCLHMFTLDFLNQVANGLEKDSIYHVAEKKIPSINGSIEGVKLEQFIFDCFPYAPSTALFEVLREEEFAPVKNANGSSFDTPESAKLLVLRLHTRWVIAAGGFLTHSVPLYATGVEVSPLCSYAGENLEAICRGRTFHAPCEISL; translated from the exons AGCCAACGACGGAGACAGAGATTAAAACCGCGGACGTGACGACGACGACGCTGCCACCTCCTCCTCGGACGGTGTCACCTCACCAGGAGCTAGTGGAGAGGCTCAAGGACTACGGACAGGAAGATGTCTTCGCTCTCTGGGAGGAGCTCTCACCGGAAGAGCGTCATCTCCTCGTCACTGAAATTGAG AATTTGGATCTTCCGAGAATAGATCGGATCATCAGATGCTCATTTAACTCCCAAG GGTTGCCAGCGGCGGCAATCGAGGCGCCGCCGGAGAGTTGTGTGTCGACGGTGGAGGAAAGAAGCaaggaagagaaagaaaaatggTGGAAGATGGGGTTGAAGGCTATCTATGAAGGCAAATTGGGTGTGGTGCTTTTATCTGGTGGACAG GGAACAAGACTTGGAAGTTCAGATCCCAAAGGGTGTTATA ATATCGGACTGCCATCTGGGAAGTCACTTTTCCAGATTCAAGCTGAGAGGATCTTATGTGTCCAAAGGCTTGCTGCTCAGGCAATGAGTGAGG GTCCAACTCGCCCAGTTGCAATACAGTGGTATATAATGACCAGTCCATTTACTCACGAACCAACACAAAAATTCTTCGAGACTCACAAGTACTTTGGCCTTGAGCCAGATCAA GTCACATTTTTCCAACAAGGAACTCTACCTTGCATTACTAAGGATGGAAAGTTTATCATGGAGACACCTTTCAGT CTAGCCAAGGCTCCAGATGGGAACGGGGGAGTTTATGCAG CTCTAAAATATTCAGGGTTATTAGAAGATATGGCTTCCAGGGGGATAAAGTATGTGGATTGCTATGGTGTTGACAATGTTCTG GTTCGAGTAGCTGACCCTACTTTTCTAGGATACTTCATCGACAAAGGTGCAGCTTCTGCTGCAAAAGTAGTCCGTAAG GCATATCCACAAGAAAAGGTAGGAGTATTTGTAAGGAGGGGAAAAGGCGGGCCTCTGACCGTGGTTGAATACACAGAGCTTGATGAGTCCATGGCTTCTGAAACTAATCAACAAACAGGACGTCTTAAATTTTGCTGGAGTAAC GTGTGCTTACACATGTTCACTCTGGATTTCCTTAACCAAGTTGCAAACGGGCTGGAAAAAGACAGCAT TTACCATGTGGCAGAGAAGAAGATACCGTCTATAAATGGTTCTATAGAGGGAGTGAAACTAGAACAGTTCATATTTGATTGCTTTCCCTATGCGCCTTCAACTGCACTCTTCGAG GTCTTGAGGGAGGAAGAATTTGCGCCTGTAAAGAATGCAAACGGGTCGAGCTTCGACACGCCAGAAAGCGCGAAACTGCTGGTTCTACGGCTGCACACACGTTGGGTCATTGCAGCTGGTGGATTTCTAACACACTCCGTACCTTTATATGCGACGG GTGTGGAAGTGTCACCACTGTGCTCGTACGCTGGAGAAAACCTGGAAGCGATTTGCCGCGGAAGAACGTTTCACGCACCATGTGAGATCTCCCTCTAA
- the LOC103867398 gene encoding UDP-N-acetylglucosamine diphosphorylase 2 isoform X1 produces MEEPTTETEIKTADVTTTTLPPPPRTVSPHQELVERLKDYGQEDVFALWEELSPEERHLLVTEIENLDLPRIDRIIRCSFNSQGLPAAAIEAPPESCVSTVEERSKEEKEKWWKMGLKAIYEGKLGVVLLSGGQGTRLGSSDPKGCYNIGLPSGKSLFQIQAERILCVQRLAAQAMSEAGPTRPVAIQWYIMTSPFTHEPTQKFFETHKYFGLEPDQVTFFQQGTLPCITKDGKFIMETPFSLAKAPDGNGGVYAALKYSGLLEDMASRGIKYVDCYGVDNVLVRVADPTFLGYFIDKGAASAAKVVRKAYPQEKVGVFVRRGKGGPLTVVEYTELDESMASETNQQTGRLKFCWSNVCLHMFTLDFLNQVANGLEKDSIYHVAEKKIPSINGSIEGVKLEQFIFDCFPYAPSTALFEVLREEEFAPVKNANGSSFDTPESAKLLVLRLHTRWVIAAGGFLTHSVPLYATGVEVSPLCSYAGENLEAICRGRTFHAPCEISL; encoded by the exons AGCCAACGACGGAGACAGAGATTAAAACCGCGGACGTGACGACGACGACGCTGCCACCTCCTCCTCGGACGGTGTCACCTCACCAGGAGCTAGTGGAGAGGCTCAAGGACTACGGACAGGAAGATGTCTTCGCTCTCTGGGAGGAGCTCTCACCGGAAGAGCGTCATCTCCTCGTCACTGAAATTGAG AATTTGGATCTTCCGAGAATAGATCGGATCATCAGATGCTCATTTAACTCCCAAG GGTTGCCAGCGGCGGCAATCGAGGCGCCGCCGGAGAGTTGTGTGTCGACGGTGGAGGAAAGAAGCaaggaagagaaagaaaaatggTGGAAGATGGGGTTGAAGGCTATCTATGAAGGCAAATTGGGTGTGGTGCTTTTATCTGGTGGACAG GGAACAAGACTTGGAAGTTCAGATCCCAAAGGGTGTTATA ATATCGGACTGCCATCTGGGAAGTCACTTTTCCAGATTCAAGCTGAGAGGATCTTATGTGTCCAAAGGCTTGCTGCTCAGGCAATGAGTGAGG CAGGTCCAACTCGCCCAGTTGCAATACAGTGGTATATAATGACCAGTCCATTTACTCACGAACCAACACAAAAATTCTTCGAGACTCACAAGTACTTTGGCCTTGAGCCAGATCAA GTCACATTTTTCCAACAAGGAACTCTACCTTGCATTACTAAGGATGGAAAGTTTATCATGGAGACACCTTTCAGT CTAGCCAAGGCTCCAGATGGGAACGGGGGAGTTTATGCAG CTCTAAAATATTCAGGGTTATTAGAAGATATGGCTTCCAGGGGGATAAAGTATGTGGATTGCTATGGTGTTGACAATGTTCTG GTTCGAGTAGCTGACCCTACTTTTCTAGGATACTTCATCGACAAAGGTGCAGCTTCTGCTGCAAAAGTAGTCCGTAAG GCATATCCACAAGAAAAGGTAGGAGTATTTGTAAGGAGGGGAAAAGGCGGGCCTCTGACCGTGGTTGAATACACAGAGCTTGATGAGTCCATGGCTTCTGAAACTAATCAACAAACAGGACGTCTTAAATTTTGCTGGAGTAAC GTGTGCTTACACATGTTCACTCTGGATTTCCTTAACCAAGTTGCAAACGGGCTGGAAAAAGACAGCAT TTACCATGTGGCAGAGAAGAAGATACCGTCTATAAATGGTTCTATAGAGGGAGTGAAACTAGAACAGTTCATATTTGATTGCTTTCCCTATGCGCCTTCAACTGCACTCTTCGAG GTCTTGAGGGAGGAAGAATTTGCGCCTGTAAAGAATGCAAACGGGTCGAGCTTCGACACGCCAGAAAGCGCGAAACTGCTGGTTCTACGGCTGCACACACGTTGGGTCATTGCAGCTGGTGGATTTCTAACACACTCCGTACCTTTATATGCGACGG GTGTGGAAGTGTCACCACTGTGCTCGTACGCTGGAGAAAACCTGGAAGCGATTTGCCGCGGAAGAACGTTTCACGCACCATGTGAGATCTCCCTCTAA